Proteins co-encoded in one Euleptes europaea isolate rEulEur1 chromosome 1, rEulEur1.hap1, whole genome shotgun sequence genomic window:
- the LOC130475863 gene encoding LOW QUALITY PROTEIN: uncharacterized protein LOC130475863 (The sequence of the model RefSeq protein was modified relative to this genomic sequence to represent the inferred CDS: inserted 1 base in 1 codon) — MTAKLVLVNTSQTCAATSQLQGVEKEKIDGLPTPDLFQLWRRKCAPQEQKGKVPQTKGVEGHGKAPVKRLIKTAIPGDPRPHIPLTIYWSKGNIQRVLALLDTGAEATLLHGNPDKHVGPVVHINAYGDGEESTKQVRVRLALGKSAPFWATVLVSRVPEYIIGIDLLKGKEFWTPVGRFAFGIRSIIVGRAKWTPLHIPPPKHPVTIKQYRLPGGHKEISETIKGLLEVGILRPAMSAFNSPVWPVKKPDGSWRMTVDYRGLNKQAPPLAVAVPDMVTLLEKIEKNAGAWHVVIDLANAFFSISIDKASQDQFAFTWEGQQYTFQVLPQGYLHSPTLCHGLIARDLSQVVLSPVLFIAHYIDDIMISGPTEQEVQQGLTTVVDHLRSRGWEINPKKIQGPAQQVQFLGVVWAGPVRHIPCYMXIAALQPPTSKNEAQRIVGLMGFWRQHIPHLAQILRPIYQVTRKKALFEWGECQQTALSEAKAAIETAMPLGPYVKGLPFELQVSANQDVAVWSLWQKGQGGKRVPLGFWSRRLPDAAANYSPFERQLLACYWALVETERLTGHELVVMRPSIPIMNWVKDESASPRHGRAQQSSIIKWKWYISERAHPGPQGVSALQEQVLALTPVNTEIPEDVTTLEASPIKEAPPYLEVDCEAVWFTNGSAKYKGGEQIWRAAALNPKRQLTLTRAGKGKSSQYAELMAVVMAIEQAVEQQEDVVYVYTDSWAVYKGLTTWFPKWKREGFTIHKRQLWGQELWQRLDNVLSYISVYVGHVDGHVSGTPEALYNQAVDQLARVRAVGPKQNQEDELLILARWAHEKSGHLGAKATREWALQRGISCSIDAATTATARCDLCSALKQVPLSKVPMGQLHRGKAPGQIWQVDYIGPLPQHGRWQYLLTMVDTCSGYLLTYPCARATQQNTIRGLELLIRRYGVAMAIQTDNASHFRGAQVQDWAREWDIHWVFHIPYHPRAAGLVERMNGLLKQKIRQLTPDHTLKKWGTVWELAEFELNSRPLGAGQTPLQRMVGLKVPIPVPHLKVWKVHPYGVLPIGTTPNSVGMDLITPKEVTIPAGGQTNVPLGIGVTVPSDTYGQIAPQSSLALKGLQILGGVVNHDDQEELSVILHNTSPYDLTCGAGQRIAQLLCERIRLPAIQEVVNPKQDSTDVDYIPGQKVWVVYPDKPNQPGEIICKGPGVTYWVIVANAPSPICLDMTKLRKNPR, encoded by the exons gagtggaaaaggagaagattgaTGGCCTTCCAACACCTGACCTGTTCCAGCTGTGGCGACGCAAATGTGCTCCTCAGGAGCAGAAAGGGAAGGTACCACAGACCAAAGGAGTCGAG GGGCATGGCAAGGCTCCAGTGAAAAGGCTAATAAAGACAGCCATTCCTGGAGACCCACGCCCACATATACCCCTCACAATATATTGGTCTAAAGGCAACATACAGCGGGTACTGGCCTTATTGGATACAGGGGCAGAAGCCACTCTCTTACATGGAAACCCAGACAAGCATGTAGGACCTGTTGTGCACATTAATGCATatggggatggggaggaaagCACAAAGCAAGTGCGAGTACGTCTTGCTCTGGGAAAATCTGCACCCTTTTGGGCTACCGTTTTGGTCTCTCGAGTCCCAGAATACATAATTGGTATTGACTTACTCAAGGGAAAGGAATTCTGGACCCCTGTGGGCAGGTTTGCTTTTGGCATTCGCTCCATCATAGTGGGGAGAGCAAAGTGGACTCCTTTGCATATTCCCCCACCGAAGCATCCAGTGACCATAAAGCAATATCGCTTGCCAGGTGGGCATAAGGAAATTTCAGAGACTATAAAAGGACTCTTGGAGGTAGGAATCCTCAGGCCTGCAATGTCTGCCTTTAATTCCCCCGTGTGGCCTGTAAAAAAGCCAGATGGAAGCTGGAGAATGACTGTAGACTATCGTGGGTTAAACAAACAGGCTCCACCTTTGGCTGTAGCAGTACCAGATATGGTTACATTActagaaaagatagaaaagaatGCTGGGGCGTGGCATGTTGTGATTGATCTGGCCAATGCATTTTTCAGCATAAGCATTGATAAGGCCTCGCAGGACCAATTTGCATTCACATGGGAGGGACAGCAATATACCTTCCAAGTTTTGCCACAAGGGTATTTGCATAGTCCCACCCTATGTCATGGACTCATAGCAAGAGATTTGAGTCAAGTGGTCCTGAGTCCTGTTTTGTTCATAGCCCATTATATTGATGATATCATGATTTCAGGCCCTACAGAACAGGAGGTGCAGCAAGGACTGACCACTGTAGTGGACCATTTGCGATCTCGAGGTTGGGAAATCAACCCAAAGAAGATACAGGGCCCAGCTCAACAGGTACAGTTCTTAGGGGTGGTTTGGGCAGGACCGGTGAGACACATACCGTGCTACA TAATAGCAGCCTTGCAGCCCCCTACCTCTAAGAATGAGGCCCAGCGCATCGTGGGTCTTATGGGTTTCTGGAGGCAACACATACCACATCTAGCTCAGATCTTACGCCCCATTTATCAAGTGACTAGGAAGAAAGCTCTGTTTGAATGGGGGGAATGTCAACAGACTGCACTATCGGAGGCAAAGGCTGCTATAGAAACAGCAATGCCTCTAGGTCCTTATGTAAAAGGGCTCCCTTTTGAGCTACAAGTCTCCGCTAACCAAGACGTAGCTGTATGGAGCTTATGGCAAAAAGGGCAAGGAGGGAAACGTGTGCCTTTAGGTTTCTGGTCGCGAAGGCTGCCAGACGCTGCGGCAAACTACTCCCCATTTGAACGTCAGCTGTTGGCATGTTACTGGGCTCTAGTCGAGACTGAAAGACTCACCGGCCATGAGTTAGTAGTAATGAGACCCAGTATACCCATTATGAACTGGGTGAAGGATGAGTCAGCTAGTCCTCGTCATGGCAGGGCGCAGCAATCATCCATTATCAAATGGAAGTGGTATATTTCAGAGAGGGCCCATCCTGGCCCTCAGGGAGTGAGTGCCCTGCAGGAACAGGTATTGGCTCTCACTCCAGTGAATACAGAAATACCCGAAGATGTCACAACTCTAGAAGCATCTCCTATCAAAGAAGCTCCCCCATACCTGGAAGTAGATTGTGAGGCTGTGTGGTTTACCAATGGTTCAGCTAAATATAAGGGGGGAGAACAAATCTGGCGTGCAGCTGCACTAAACCCCAAACGACAGCTCACGCTAACCAGAGCTGGGAAAGGAAAATCCAGCCAATATGCGGAGTTAATGGCTGTGGTAATGGCCATAGAACAAGCTGTAGAACAGCAGGAAGATGTTGTATATGTTTATACAGATTCCTGGGCAGTATATAAAGGATTGACCACGTGGTTTCCCAAGTGGAAACGGGAAGGGTTTACCATCCATAAGCGCCAATTATGGGGACAGGAGCTATGGCAACGTCTTGATAATGTGCTATCATATATATCTGTGTATGTAGGACATGTTGATGGACATGTTTCTGGCACTCCTGAAGCATTGTACAACCAAGCCGTAGATCAGTTGGCCCGTGTGCGAGCTGTGGGACCCAAGCAGAACCAGGAAGATGAACTGTTGATCCTTGCTCGATGGGCCCATGAAAAGTCTGGGCATTTGGGTGCCAAGGCTACCAGGGAATGGGCATTGCAGCGAGGTATTTCTTGTTCTATAGATGCAGCTACTACAGCAACTGCTAGATGTGACCTGTGTTCTGCTTTAAAGCAGGTTCCTCTTTCAAAGGTACCAATGGGACAGCTACACCGAGGCAAGGCACCTGGGCAAATATGGCAAGTAGATTATATTGGTCCTCTACCTCAGCATGGCAGATGGCAATATCTACTAACCATGGTTGATACCTGCTCAGGTTACCTCCTAACTTATCCATGTGCCAGAGCCACCCAGCAGAACACCATCCGGGGTCTGGAACTTCTTATCAGAAGATATGGAGTAGCCATGGCAATCCAGACAGATAATGCTAGCCACTTCCGAGGAGCACAGGTACAAGATTGGGCTCGTGAGTGGGACATTCATTGGGTGTTTCATATCCCCTATCACCCAAGGGCAGCAGGGTTAGTAGAGAGGATGAATGGgctattaaaacaaaaaatacgaCAACTAACTCCTGACCACACCCTAAAAAAATGGGGAACTGTTTGGGAACTAGCAGAATTTGAGTTAAATAGTCGGCCTCTAGGAGCAGGCCAGACACCCCTCCAGAGAATGGTGGGTTTAAAAGTACCTATCCCAGTGCCACACCTGAAGGTTTGGAAAGTTCATCCATACGGTGTGTTACCTATTGGAACCACCCCCAATAGTGTGGGGATGGATTTGATAACTCCAAAAGAGGTGACTATTCCTGCAGGAGGACAAACAAATGTACCCCTGGGAATTGGAGTCACAGTCCCTTCTGACACTTATGGACAGATTGCGCCACAATCCAGCCTAGCCCTCAAAGGCCTTCAGATACTAGGTGGGGTAGTGAATCATGATGACCAAGAGGAATTAAGTGTTATTCTGCATAATACCAGCCCATATGATCTAACCTGTGGGGCAGGTCAACGAATTGCCCAGTTATTATGTGAGCGAATACGCCTGCCTGCTATACAAGAAGTGGTGAACCCAAAGCAAGACTCCACAGATGTTGACTACATCCCAGGGCAGAAAGTCTGGGTTGTATATCCAGATAAACCAAATCAGCCAGGAGAAATAATTTGTAAAGGACCAGGAGTGACGTATTGGGTCATAGTGGCGAATGCTCCTTCTCCAATATGCCTGGATATGACAAAACTAAGGAAAAACCCAAGATGA